In Cryptomeria japonica chromosome 5, Sugi_1.0, whole genome shotgun sequence, the genomic window gaagttgtcattcctcatggctccataacttgcaccaagagtctcgtgggtgtgtgggcaagtccttgaaatattttcacattttgaatttcatcaaaccgcttttcccgcatacatataCCTTAACAAATAACAATTACGATAGATAAATGATAACTATTCAATATTCATTGTACTTTCTTCCCAACCATATTTTCTTTTCTAATAATACTaatatttctttttttaataaaaacttctatatttattaattatcatattttaaaaaatgaattctAACTAAAACTTTTAAATTTTATTAGAACCttcatataaattaaaatatatatatatcaatttttaTATTCAATAATTAATCTTCCCATATTCATTTGAACTAATAATAATATTACTTAGGTGAAATAACTACTCCAGAGTAtcatatctatttatttatttcatatagCTCACAAAACAATCCCATATTTAGGTATATGCACTCTTCATGTAATCGaaactttttctttctttttaacatgTTTTCATTATGAGTGCCCCACTTTAGTTCAAGGATAAAAAGTGTCTCTAATCATGATATCCTACGGTGATAAGTTTAGCGTGCATGCATCATGCAAACATAGTACTAGAATGTAGTCCATAACGATAATTATGAAAAACAAATAAATTAGTtatagataaataaattaattatagatattttttaatgtttttataaaAATTATGATATAAAATGTTATCTTTGTTTTTATATTAAAAGTAGTAAAATAAGGGTGGTGATCCTTTATGTTACTAGCAGCTTACcaacaaatatcaaaaaccaaccAATCAGTGACTATATCATTAAGGAACTTAAAAAATTCTTTGTAATTCCCTTCATTGTCAACATTTTTGACCAAGACTTTTTTCTACAAGAAGTAAAGAAGAGTAAGTGTGAGTAAGAACCTTGCCTTTACCTTGGAACACATGCTCATATTGTAGGATTTAATGGCAAAGTGCATATTGTAGGGTTTAATGACAAAATGCATATTGTAGACGATCTAGATGATGATatttcaaatcttctacaatattttaaaaaacttttaaatttatgtaattattaaatattaagaaAATTTTATGTACATAAtcaatataaatttaaataaattaataatattatagaacATATTTCATATTATTAAAAAATGATCTCATTTtacttttaaattattaaaatgacTTAATTTTATCTATatcatttttcatttcaaaaaTTATATTTAGTAAAGAATTATTTCATTATATATAATTTCttaataatttttattaagatGATTACGTCACTTCACTGTAATTAGGGCTAATAAAAAAATGGTGTTTCTACAGCTGTTCTGTATGGTGCTTGATGTAGCTGTTACTGTAATATTATTATGTAACAGGTCCATGTTGAGGAAGTTAACCGACTACTGGTCCCCCTCCTCTAATACTTATACTTACGTGTAACTGTAGTCTAGTCTTGTCTCTATAGTTTTTCTCTGTACACACTTACATAATCATTTCTGAGTTTTCTTTTGTGGGAcaacaaaattatggtttcaaatGCAAGGGGCAGCTAAGCCTTGGTACTCCTATTCCGTATTATTTGGCTTATGTCAAAAGCAAACTCCATTGGTGAGTAGTGCGTTACAGCTAAACAATTGCAAACTCTTCTCTTGGAATTCTATTTTGCATCTCGTCATTGTGTAGATAGACTTCAGAACCAAACCAGATAAAAGACAAGATATGCAAGTGCGCGACTTCCAATATTTATGCCCATATCAGATATGAAGTGTCTTGAACGGAATCGTATGACTGTGAACAGCTGTAGTCTGGACCTCAGTTTGAGTGAATAAGATCCAAGTTACACCGAAGATTCTGCCCATAATCTCACTTCCTTTTGTATCTTGTAGATGCATAGCTTTCTCAATCTTTTTCCTTGTGTTACAATCCATTCTTGTCAGAGATTGTGATCAATAATGTAGTGACAGTGGAAGGAAAGCTCACGCATTCAGTACAACAGTAAACTGAGTTGCAGTGCATTCTTAATATCCTTTTACGTTCATAAGTATTAATATTAATAATGATGCATTGGACATTCCCAAATTGTTTCATCCTAAAAGGTCAatttccatccactaggcaaccgaCAAATCTCTTGAAATGTAGGACCAGTGATTAATGGATTCTGTTCATCTCTGTTGTGCGTTGCATTTTTGAATTTTCCCATTCGAAAGCAGGAATCTTGATGGGATTAGTAGCCTTAAATGTTCACCAACTTCATTAAATTTTATTCGATAGCATTTGATAACCATTAAGGCCTGGTGAACTTCAGTTTTGAAACTGTTCAGGCGGTGCTCCTGTTAAAGTGAGCCCGGGTATCATCAATTTTGTAAGGGATTCATTTACTGTTTTGAAAAAATGGGTTCTGCTATTGTAATCCAGGTTTCGCTGGTTGTATTGTGCCTGCTAGAAGTTTTGAGAGGCTGTGTGTGTGTTGGGGAGGAGGATAGCGGTAATTTGGTGGTTGGTCTGAAGCACAGAGGCTTCGGGAGCATCGAAGCCAGGAGAAATCCCTTTGAATTGCTGAGGATATCAAGTAACAGGAGCTCTATTAGGCTTCATGCTCTAAGGGCGGGAAGAACACGTCACCATCAGCGTGGGAGAAAAAACCATTCTCTGGATGTCTCTCTGCCTCTGAGACCGGCAAGTGACTACATAATCCCTCTAATGCTGGGCACGCCGCCACAGAGGCTTGAAGTTTTTATGGATACAGGAAGCGACCTTGTATGGGTACCGTGCTCAACCAATTCGAAACGTTCTTTTGAATGCATCATGTGTGAAGGTTTAGACATCCCTATATTCTCTGCATTTGATTCTCATTCAATGAGACGTGAATCCTGCGCCAGTGAGTTATGCTCTGCTATCCATAACTCAGACAATCTTAATGATCTCTGCATAATGGCTGGATGCCCATTTGATACTGTAGACATGAAGCCTTGCCAGAAATCCTGCCCTCCGTTTTATTATGCCTATGGGGATGGCAGTTTAAAGGGTAGGCTGATTAGAGACAGGCTTACGGTCAACTTGGCCAAAGGTGGGAGTAGAAAAATCACCAACTTCACTTTTGGATGTGCAAAAATTTCACTTGGGGAGGCGGTAGGGGTTGCTGGATTTGGCAGAGGGAGCCTTCCTTTCCCTGCCCAATTAGGTGAAGCGGGGAGCAGAGGCTTTTCCTACTGCCTTGTCAGCCATAGGTTTGATGATAATCTCCATATCTCCAGTCCTCTTATGTTTGGAGACTCTGCCATCCCCAGGCAAGGTAAAGTCCACTACACCCCCATGATCAATAACTGTAAGCATCCTTATTTTTACTACTTGGGTTTAGAAGGAATCAGCATAGGAGAACACTGGCTCAAGCTCCCTTCAAGCCTGACTGCATTTGATAGTGAAGGGAATGGGGGTTTGATCATCGACTCTGGCACCACTTTCACCATGCTTCCTGGGTCCCTGCATAGGAAAATCTTGAAGAGGCTCAAGTCTGCAATTCAATACACCAggtcttttgagcttgaggaggcTTCTGGGCTTGATCTCTGCTATAAGTTTCCCATCGCAAATGAGCCGCCTTCGTTTCCAAGCTTCAAGCTTCatttcaaagaaaatgtcactatcACACTTACTGCAGAGAATTACATGTTTGTAATacctgattcagatgaagatactACCACTAATACTGGCGCCGCTTCGGCAAAAGTGGGGTGTCTGATCATTTCGAGCAGTGGAGATGAATTATATGGACCTGTTGCTGTCCTGGGgaattatcaacagcagaatttgCATGTTATTTATGATATAGAGAAACAAAGGGTTGGATTTCTGCCAAAAACATGTTCTCCAGTCGCCCACTGATCTCTCGCTGTCTCTCTGTTTCTCTCTCTccgtctctctgtctctctctccctccacaCTGTTCCTGTTTTAAGTCAACAGTATCTATTTTGAAGAGCTTAAATGCATTCCACAAAAGCCTCTGGATTGCAAGCATCTCAAAACTTGCAATTGATGTTTCGTGCAATATACTACCAAAAGAAATTTGGAGTTTGGTCCAATCCCAGGCCTCCAAACAGTTGTAACTATTTTCGCGTTGTCATTGCCTTGGCAGACTGTAAATTCTTCAACAGGCAGACAGCCGTCCATTACAAATATGCAGTGCAGCCACTAATAGTACCGCCTTGTTCATACTGTTTATAATCAAACGATGCATTAAGTTCACCAGAATTTGAGTCTCATGTATGAATATACAGAAAATAGCTTTTGGTT contains:
- the LOC131069770 gene encoding probable aspartyl protease At4g16563; the protein is MGSAIVIQVSLVVLCLLEVLRGCVCVGEEDSGNLVVGLKHRGFGSIEARRNPFELLRISSNRSSIRLHALRAGRTRHHQRGRKNHSLDVSLPLRPASDYIIPLMLGTPPQRLEVFMDTGSDLVWVPCSTNSKRSFECIMCEGLDIPIFSAFDSHSMRRESCASELCSAIHNSDNLNDLCIMAGCPFDTVDMKPCQKSCPPFYYAYGDGSLKGRLIRDRLTVNLAKGGSRKITNFTFGCAKISLGEAVGVAGFGRGSLPFPAQLGEAGSRGFSYCLVSHRFDDNLHISSPLMFGDSAIPRQGKVHYTPMINNCKHPYFYYLGLEGISIGEHWLKLPSSLTAFDSEGNGGLIIDSGTTFTMLPGSLHRKILKRLKSAIQYTRSFELEEASGLDLCYKFPIANEPPSFPSFKLHFKENVTITLTAENYMFVIPDSDEDTTTNTGAASAKVGCLIISSSGDELYGPVAVLGNYQQQNLHVIYDIEKQRVGFLPKTCSPVAH